In Candidatus Hydrogenedentota bacterium, the following are encoded in one genomic region:
- a CDS encoding exodeoxyribonuclease VII small subunit, with translation MAQPSFEKDLEKLEGLVTALEEGGLSLDAALKHFEDGIKLAQRCEKTLADAEKRIEILTKNAQGELEAKPMPGTEDADSGDAGGSSGGEDEGDGGGDDKGLLF, from the coding sequence ATGGCGCAACCGAGTTTTGAAAAGGACCTCGAAAAGCTGGAAGGACTCGTGACCGCGCTCGAGGAGGGGGGCTTGTCGCTGGATGCGGCACTCAAACATTTCGAGGACGGCATCAAGCTGGCGCAGCGCTGCGAGAAGACGCTCGCCGATGCCGAGAAACGCATTGAAATCCTCACGAAGAACGCGCAGGGCGAACTCGAAGCCAAACCGATGCCCGGCACGGAGGACGCAGACAGCGGCGATGCCGGCGGTTCTTCGGGCGGCGAGGACGAAGGGGACGGCGGCGGTGACGACAAGGGCCTGCTGTTCTGA
- a CDS encoding exodeoxyribonuclease VII large subunit: MPVETPEVWTVSQLTRRVKALLEAEVGFVWVAGEISNWRVSPAGHAYFTLKDKDGQLDAVMFRGKLMRLRFSPDNGLDVVVYGQVTVYEKRGSYQVVCEEMQPKGVGALQLAFEKLKRKLADEGLFAEEHKKPLPLLPRRIGIVTSPTGAAIRDILNVINRRFANVHVILYPARVQGDEAAPEIVAGIRALDAYGVDVMIVGRGGGSLEDLWPFNEEIVVRAVYEAQTPVISAVGHEIDFTLTDFAADVRAPTPSAAAELVVREQEELAARIRERKASLVKDMRQALERLRHRIDVVKGSYALRKPGELLRERRQTCDDLRMRLEDATSEHVRQRRTRLDRTVRALALLSPAHQLRRARERLAGLRPRLLQSGMTATVRVRARLERARARLEALSPVAILERGYALVFRRDGAELVRDASQLGKGETVAVRFGKGGADAKITEIRLE, translated from the coding sequence ATGCCTGTAGAAACACCGGAAGTCTGGACCGTATCGCAACTGACCCGCCGCGTGAAGGCGCTGCTCGAGGCGGAGGTGGGTTTCGTGTGGGTGGCGGGCGAAATCTCGAACTGGCGCGTGTCTCCCGCGGGTCACGCCTATTTCACGCTCAAAGACAAGGACGGCCAGTTGGACGCGGTCATGTTCCGGGGCAAGCTGATGCGGTTGCGCTTCAGCCCGGACAACGGGCTCGACGTGGTCGTATATGGCCAGGTTACCGTATACGAAAAACGCGGCAGCTACCAGGTCGTCTGCGAGGAGATGCAGCCGAAGGGCGTGGGCGCGCTGCAACTCGCCTTCGAGAAACTGAAGCGCAAGCTGGCCGATGAAGGTCTGTTTGCCGAGGAACACAAGAAACCGCTGCCGCTGCTGCCGCGCCGCATCGGCATCGTCACTTCGCCGACCGGCGCCGCCATCCGCGACATCCTCAACGTGATCAACCGCCGCTTCGCAAACGTGCACGTCATCCTGTATCCGGCGCGGGTTCAGGGCGACGAAGCCGCGCCGGAGATCGTCGCGGGCATCCGCGCGCTCGACGCGTACGGCGTGGACGTGATGATTGTCGGGCGCGGCGGCGGTTCCCTTGAAGACTTGTGGCCGTTCAACGAGGAAATCGTGGTGCGCGCCGTGTACGAGGCGCAGACGCCCGTCATTTCCGCCGTGGGCCACGAAATCGATTTCACCTTGACCGACTTCGCGGCGGACGTGCGCGCGCCCACGCCGTCCGCGGCCGCGGAACTCGTCGTGCGTGAGCAGGAGGAACTCGCCGCCAGAATCCGGGAACGGAAGGCGTCTCTGGTCAAGGACATGCGCCAGGCGCTGGAACGCCTGCGCCATCGCATCGACGTCGTCAAGGGCAGCTACGCGTTGCGCAAGCCCGGGGAACTGCTGCGCGAACGCAGGCAAACCTGCGACGATCTGCGCATGCGCCTCGAGGATGCCACGAGCGAGCATGTCCGCCAACGGCGCACGCGCCTCGACCGGACCGTCCGTGCACTGGCGTTGTTGTCGCCGGCGCACCAGTTGCGGCGCGCGCGCGAGCGGCTCGCCGGCCTGCGGCCGCGGCTGCTGCAAAGCGGCATGACCGCGACCGTGCGCGTGCGCGCCCGGCTCGAGCGCGCCCGGGCCCGGCTGGAGGCGCTCAGCCCGGTGGCGATACTCGAACGCGGCTACGCGCTCGTGTTCCGGCGCGACGGCGCGGAACTCGTGCGGGACGCGTCGCAACTCGGGAAAGGGGAGACGGTCGCGGTGCGTTTCGGGAAGGGCGGGGCGGATGCGAAGATTACGGAGATCCGGTTGGAATGA